The genomic window TATTCAAAAGCAATAGCAAACGCCTTGACGCCTTTTGGGGCAGAAAGCAATGGCTTGGGTGGAAATTGGAGACGCCTCAAATGAAGCCAGCTCTTTGCCCAAAGCGGAAAGTGTTGAAGTTAGCCCAAAGTCACTTCAGCGCTATGGCAATGCGAATTCTCCTTGCAAGTGCCGATTAGCCAAATCTTCGTCTTTCAATGGAGCGCCTCATTTGTTCAAAGCGTCTTCGAGGCAAGATCCGAGCGCTTTACTTTTGTTTTGGCTGATCGACGCAAAGCTGTAGGGTAGCTTCacttgaggatctcgatgGGTCACCACCACACTGACGGGTCCATTGAGGGAGCTAATTTCCAATGCATTTACAGGGGACCGGGTGCGACGTTAGAGGCGGGTAGCTAATGATTCAGGGCGCTAGCTTTGAATCGCTGTTGCATTTGGCTTTAATGTTTCATGCAGGGTCTCTACTCTGATGATCCTGATGGAACAATCTCCCAAGCTGATTCCACACCATCTGAGTGTGCTTTCCATGTTGTCGATTAAAAGGTCTCAAGCCCTCTTGAAGACTCTATTTTCTCTCCATCTTACAAGATCAAAATCGGCATTTCACGGCCAGTGGTTCACGCGTAAACAGGTCTGACATGCTAATGATAGCGCTCATCTACTTGTCCCATTCGCGTCTAGGCTCTCTATTTATAGTTCGGATCCCATCACTTCCAGCGTCTAAGCCAACATGTCAATACTGTCAAAGCTGACACCTCCACTAAGATACTTCGTGCCAGAGCTTCCGGTCACGATGCTGATGGTCATGATCTGCCACTCACTCGTGCTCTGCTTGAAGGCGCTCTTCGGAACCGTGAACTCAAGCTTGACATTGTTTCCACGGTAGGTGCCGGTAGTCAAGCTTCGCGTGCTGGCTTGGTTGGTTGCTCCGGGTGTGCGTGCTGACCAgtcgttgaccttgatggtAGGTCGTCCGTTGATGTAAGCCTGGGTGATGCCAAGACGGATCGTGTGATCCTTTCCGAGCTGTGCCTGGTTCAGGCGGAAGTAGACgaggtggttgttgttgatgtccTGCCACATATATCCGGGGAAGCCATTCGCCTTGCTGGTTCCAACAATAAAGTTGCCGGCATCCCAGTTGGCCAGTCGCTTGTCAGACGGGTGCATATACGTaggcttcatcatcttgtcCTCAAAGTTCAGGAAACCTCGGGGTGTGCCGTCCCATTCTCCAATGCGCCAGATGGCGTTGTCGTCGGCGGGATCGGTGGCCTTGACAGTGTTGACGGCTGTGCCAGCGcccttgttgatggtgactgTTCCGGTATagacctccagctcctccttgtACACAGTCATGGTGTAGGTACCGgggatgatcttcttgattGACCATGCGCCCTTTCCAGCTGAAGCCACTCCCCAGTACTGGGCCTGGGCGTTGGACAGGCCGACGGTGTAAGTGTAGCCGTCCTTCATGTTGGAGATTCCGACACCCGAAGCATAGCCACGGTCACCCCACTTagtccatccatccaactGGTAAGAAGAATCAGTAAAGTCGCCGAGGCTGTCAGGTGTGCAAGACGGGAAGAACTTACTCCGAGGCCATCAATCCAGGTCCAGTCTGCGTTACGAGCAAACAGGTTGGAGTTGGGGGCGCCTCCATCAGTGAAAGTCAAGACACTAGGGCCCTGAAGACCGAATCTCATGGGATCCGTGCTGCCCATGTTGTAGTAGTAAATGTCATACAGATCCTCGCCGGTTGCATCGGCTCGGGTAAGAAGAGATCGGAAAAAGGGGCCACCGGAAGCCTTTTCGTGGTTGGAACGGATCATGTACAGACCAACCTTGCCGTTTGACTTGCCCACGTAGTCATCTGGTTTTAAGCTCAGCCTCAGTGCTAGTTGATCGCCCTGGCTCACTTACAGTCCATGGTGCGTCCATAGGTATTTCCCTGGTAGtgcttgctcttggtgatgccgttgctgttgatgctgacATCGGAGGCCTCGATGTATGAGCTTCCAGGATCATAGTAGTCTAACTGCATCAGTATTTCCAATCCGGCATGTGAAATACTCATTCAAGACGTACCGGCGTCGGTCGAGGCATGGCTGAAAATGCCAGGCTTGATGCGCACAATGTACCGCATGGCCGAAATACTGGTATCAGCCTTGTTGGTGAACAGGTAGACATTGTTGTTCTTGTATCGCACCACAATGTAATGCTTAAGAGTTCCGTGCTGGACCGAGACCTTGATGACATTGCTGCCGACAGAAGCGATAGAGACGGTGCTGGCTCCAAGACCAGATTCGACATGGCTGATGAATTTGTTAGTATCGCAATCAATTTCATACCGAGTTTCTCGCTTACGTATTCTTGCCGCCCCAACCGTTAAACTCCTGGCCCTTGTACTTGAGCGAGTTGATGTCACCGTTGGACTTGCTGACGCTGATGACAAGGTCAGCCCCTGAGTCAATCACGTAGTTGCCATTTTGATCTTTCCAACCCCAGGCTGCAGCGACAGCCACGGGCCAGAGCAATACGGCAAAAAGAGTAGTCAGAAGCAACATGTTTCAGACTGAGCGATGTGCTGTGAGGCTCTCCCAAGCTCTCAATAACACCCAGTGGCTCTTATATAACTTTCAGCACAGGCCCAGGTCGCTACATAGCCTCCCTAATCGACTCATCACATGAACTTTATATCGTCAGGCCAAGCCCGCTTCACCGGCCGTCGCGGAACGCTCTTGTCCAGTTATGGCAGCTTAGCCCGGTCTATCCGTTATTGAGCACTGACTTGCACCGTTTTTCAGGGTTCACAGGGGCATTAAAGCCGAGGTGGGTTTGTTGAAGCCGGTGCTATACCGATTCCTCAATGGCGGAATATTAAAAGCGGGTTTACGGACTGGGACCGTTAACAGGGGTCGACGGAAGGACGACGGAGCTTTAATCAAAGGATAGGACTTGGCCAAACGTAAAGATAAGATAAACCCCTTTATTTCAAAATTCCATGGCTATGTCGGAATTATGGCATCTCTCAGAACACATACAGATTCAGTCCTACTACTGGACGCTTTCCTCGCTTCGACCAAGACACCCTTATTCTCAGGCTGTTCGTTGTTGGCTCCCTCTTCCATGTTGATAGTAGCCAATCGTCTCTCGGATCCACTACTATCGTGTTTCGTTGCAGCCCATGAGTGCGGGAAGTATCGATTGATCAGGGGCTTTGCATAGGGCATGCAGGCGCATATAATTCCTGACCAGGTTTCAATGACGCTGTATCCTGATTAGAACTCGCTGAGCAGTTGGTTGAGATTCCATATACCGTACCTCCATTTCAAGCTGTTCCCCCCTCGATAAGTTACGTCCAGGTTGTCATCTAGTTGTATGGTTGATACCAAGCGGAAGATGCTCACAAAGAAGACACTGCAATCCAAATTAGTTACGACTCATAGATAGGTACCTCATAGGTGATCCTCACAAGCCTCCTGCCATCAGCACGACAGCAATCCCAATCTTGCGGCTCAAAGGGACCTTCATGGGGCGAAGGAGCCAGAAcgggagaagaagaatgaCACCATCGGTTGCAGTGTTAACAGCTGCACTGACAATCTGAATGATGATTGTCTGTTGGCAGGCAGGTTGCCTAGGCGCCGTGCATTTGAGAATGGCTGATCCCACAATGTTCACGATAGCGTTGGCCACGACGATGAACAGGACCGCATATGAACACATCTTAAAATAGATGTCGACGGTGAAGCGCAGATAAAACGTCAAGACCGAAGCCTTGATGAAGACTGTTGCAATGTTGTAGACCGGCAGGCCACCCCATTTTGTGCTCTGTAGTCCCCGGAAAGCATGAGCTATCAGGTAGTTCCAAGTCGATGCAGCAACTCACCTTGAGGAGTATTTCCAAGGACTTTGGATCGATATTCCAGATGTGATCCCCAGAGCCAAGGCGAGCATCTAGACGTGACAGACTCTGGTCAGCTCTTGACCACTAACATGGACGGGTGCTTGGCAACGTACTCAAGGCGGAGTCTACTGAAAACAATACGGCAAAGATCTGTTCAGGAATGTTAATTAAATTCGGTAGAAACACATCAGATACTGTTATACCGTGGCGAGAATAATGAGAGCTGCAGGCTGTCAGCAATAGgaccatgatggatgatgctcACTCACTGTCGTCGACATGCCACTTATGAACGACCCTCTTGCTCGTCCAAAGGCGCAAGATGACAATTGGTATACAGAATATGGGCATCAGAACCGAAGTCCAAAAAAGCTCTTTGCTCGGACCTTCTGTGTGAGAAAACAACCCCCCGGAGCTCGCAGGATGAGGTATGGGTAGGGGGAGGCCCGACCCTTGGTGACCGTCTGGATCCATGACACGTGGGCCCGTTCCTCACTTCAGGAACAGGATTAGTTCCAAATTCTGGAGGACTCAAGGGAAATGCAGTAAACCCTCATGGTGGGCGATATTGCAGGTTGTTAGCTTGGGCACGTCACAGCAGCCAAAAGAAAGAACGCGGGAGAGGAAATGCCGTCCGGGAGGGTCGGTATTAAGAGAACAATAGGGCTGAGATGCGCAGGACGAAAACATGGGGGACTGGAACATATGCAATACGAAACGCAAACAGCCAAGAGCCTGGTTGCCGTGCCTGTTCTCCGTTAGACTCATAACAAGGTtcgacagcatcaccaagcacCGGAAGGGTTGAGACGGCCACAAAGCCAGATGGTGACGCTATTGGAGCCACAACTGCCGGCCGGCCAACGGGACTGACGAAAAACACGGACGGGAATGTCGTGGCGTCGTCTAGTCCCAGGGGCTGCGACCCTAGTCCGATCTGATCGACATTGTGCGGGCGCTGGGGTGTTACCCCCGAGATGACGGGCAAAGCcacgatggagatgagatggagatTTCTGGGGAGGCCGAGGTAATAGGGCTGGTGGATTGTATCCAGCATCTGCATTTCGCATGTTCGTTGTGAGATAGACCCAAGATGTTGGGACCTACAAGGAATGCGTTAGGTATCAAGGATCGACACGGAACGGTTAGGCACATGCCGGGAAACAAGGGATCAAATGCGATTTGCAGGTCACATTTCGGTTTTGACTCGCGTCAGGTCTGTTCTCTGATCGAGGCACCTGGGTTGACACACAGTCCCTAGTCGTGGCGCCAATGGCAGGTGTCCCGAGCTCTCTCTAACAACAGGCTGGGAGAGTTGATCGAGGAACGGTGTTGCCCAATTATCTCGATCGATTTAGGAGTTGTCAAGGTACCAGGGAAGCTGCCGTAGGCGCGTAAGAATGAGCTAAGCGGAGGTTGCCTTGAGGATAATACCGCCAATTAGGAgatgaggagcaggaggatgCTACTCAGTGGCCGAACTCTAGAATGGTGTTCCTGGCTTTTTTCATAACGGCGTTGAACGGCAAGCCTTGCCGTGATTCTCTCAAGCCTGGATGCCAGTTCGCCTTACAGGGCAGTTGCCCACAACACGCGACACACGTAGAATACAGGCGACACATGGAAATATGCACGGGATGTTGTGGCCGGTGAATAAGTATTATTGGTGGTTTCTGTAAAACTATCATACCATGGGCCTTTCACCCGTCATAGGCCCCGAGGCGCTTCCGCTTCAAAACATAATCCATCCTCTACATCTGTTCCTTGTCCAGTCCctgagcagcagcctcgtTCTGGATCTCAGCCTCGGTCTTGTACGACTTGAACTGCCTCGCGGGGATACCCTTGGCAAAcatctcatcaagctcctggTATGATCGTCCAGCGGTCTCGGGCTGGTAGTACCAGAGATAGGCGAGCGAGAACAGGCAAAGACCGCCAAAGATGAAAGCAACCTTGGCGCCGAGGTTTCCCTGGTCGGGGTTGAACATGAAGGGGATAACAAACTGCCACATGACGTTGATGCAGTTTTGCACGGCGTAACCAATGGCGATAGTCTTGACGCGAAGACGGGAGGTGGAAACTTCGCAGAGCAGGGAGAAGGCTGTCGATCCGATCGAAACGTTGTACCACCAGCTGTAGATGAGAATAAAGGCAACCGTTCCAGTAATGGCAGGCTGAGAGCTACCCAGGCCGAGACCACcagtgatgaggaggaagatggtaAGAATCACCAAACCCCAAAAGGTGAGAGCACGTCGGCCGACCTTGTCAACCATGGCAGCGGCCATGAGGTTGCCGACGATGGAAAGCACGGGCTGAGCAATCTGAATCTGGTAGCTCTTCGTAGTCGAGTAACCCGCAAGCTGGAGATAGTAGGTGAAGTATCCAGCCACAAACGCGATACCGGAGAAGGCCTGGATGCACAGGggcatgatgctgatgatggtgcGGCGCAGGTTTGACTTTCGCAGGCATTCCATGTAGGTGACGCCCTCGGTTTCCTTTCTTACCTGTTCGAGTGTGAGCTCAATGAGAGCGATCTTCTTGTGACCGGCTTCGCCGTCGTGGCCAAGCTTGCGAAGACTTCGAATAGCGCGATCCCGCTTTCCCTTGGAGATGAGCCACCATGGCGACCTAGAAGTAAGTTTGTTAAACGGCTCAACGGTTTTTTATCGGCTTATGAACTTACTCAGGCATGaaagggaggagaagagtggCAACACCAGCGAAACCAAACTGGCAGCAGAACACAGTTCGGTAAGCCCAGCGTGTCTCGACGTCTCCAGTGTAGTTGATGACGATAAAGGCGACCAGAGGGCCAATACCATAGGCCACACCAACACAGCAAGTAAAGACACCACGAAGAGCCAGGGGGGTGATCTGTGGAGTGTCAGACAGATTATCCAACCAAAATTATCCAGAATCGTCCTACCTCTCCGATATAGCTGATCATGGTGGTGGCAACAGCACCAATCATGAAACCATTAATCAGCTTTCCGATGAAGAAAACCAGGTTCGTTGTAGCGATAAACTCGACAGTAACGGCGATGAACGAGATGACGAGAGCACCGGCGAGGACGTTCTTTCGACCGACCCAGTCTGCGAGTTCGGCCGAGATGAGCGAAGAGATGACGGCCCTGGGAAAAAAGTGTTAGTGACAGAATAGACAACTCAAGAGGCTAGAAAATACATACGTAGCAACTGGAGCACCGCTGAAGGCAGACTGCCACTCAGCCGGGATCACATAGTCATCGCCAAACTTGAAGCCAAAGTCCTTGCGGAATTGAGGGATACCGATGACACTGCCAGCGGCCTGCAGATCGAAACTGACAAGGATAATGCACCAACAGGCGTAGATGCACCAGGCCGAAGCCCAAGGGTACTTGACAAAGGAATTCCAGATGCCAGTTTCGTGATCCTCCTGGTCAgcaagatggccgagctgcGCGTCCTGAGCAGCTTCAACCTGCTGGGCTtcgatcttctcctcgccgagAGACTTGTCTCTGGTATCCGCCATGATGGCAAGTAATTGTCAAGATCTTGCGAGTAAGAATTGATCGACAAGAGTGGGTAATGATCTGGGGAATAGAAAAGAATACGAAAAAACGAGGTGGAAACTCGAGTTATTATAGCAACTTTTCCTCCCACCCCCGGGGGGGCGAATGACTCGTATCTTGACTCGGTAGCCAATGCCCCCAAATGCTCCCGACTATTGACATCTGGGGACCCCAGATTCCGCCCTTTGATCGTCGTGTGACGTCCCTTCAAACGGAAAAAGTCTGGGAAATTAAGAATAACCCATGTCCTTGGGTGCTTGCGATTGCCTATTCCAGACCCGCTGAGTTCTtagcatcaccaacatccaaGATGCGGAGTCGTTTGCGGGGTCTCGCCTAACCGAATAGTAAAGCGGGCCGACTAGGCTCGGTGAAGTTGCGAATTGGAGGTAAGAAGCCAAGTTCTGGATCACCTTCTCCAAGAAAAGAGTCAAATAAGTGAGCCGAGCTGACTCTTGGCTCAAACCCTTGGCCATCAAGCGatacacacacacgcacacacacgcacacacacaacTCCAGGCCGTTGATAAGCCAAAACGGGAAAACAGTGCCTAATGTTGCCCGTGCCCAGCCAACGCCCAGTAACAGGGCCATGATGACAGAACATTTCCAACACGACGCTAGCCCAAGACGGGTCAAGAGGAGGCGGTAACGGGTCCAAGGTTCGGCATGTGCCATGAGCAAATCGGGGTGGGGAACGGTTCGCCTAAGGAACAACCGTTTGCGGCGTAGAATCTGTGATACGCGGTGTAGGGTATCAGATGAGCCCAGGGGAGTGGTTCACGGCGGAGACGGTCAATCACTTTCACGGTTGATGGAATGTCTGGCTGGACATGATAGCAAAAGAACAAGTCTGAACTCTGCTAATCTGTCATTTTTATTCATGTTTTTCCTATGTAGTGGTCCCACTATTAACTACTGATTAGCATCACGCATCGCGTCTCTGTTATGTTGCTCTGGGTTGGCACTCGGGTCCAGATTTAGAGCCCAACTTCGGGGTACGTCGGCAAGGGCAAAGCACAGCAAAATATGGGGACCACAAGTATCTGGGGGCGGAGAAGTAAGCATCTTGTTTTTATTCCGGGGAATCAATCAAGAGCTGAACCCATCTCCATGGTCGTTGCGGCGCATCTCCTCAGCTCACGGAGCCGCCAAGCACTCGTGGCAATCCCGCACCTTATCCAAGACGGGAATGGGCTCAAACTCTCCAAGGGAGGTGTCGTCCCAAACAGGCAAGACGAAGCACTGCTCATCGCATGGAACTAGCTTCGGCTAGGGAGAGAAAAATTGTTCACAGCATCAGACATTCAAGTTGGAGACCCCTAGCCGGAAACGAGGCATCACGTTGGAAGATGATGTTAGCGATGCCTGACATCCTTTCTTCCTTTGCCGAACTTTGTCGGCAATGCGGCAAGTCTGAATCGTATGCCATTACGAGTGCTTCTAGTCTTCTATAGAGATTAAGGTGGGCAGTGACGACTACAACAACCAGCTAGCAAAGTAACAAGTGTGATAAACTCCAACCCATCTATGCCCCTATTTAGGCCCCTGATGTTCTAGCCCAGCCTCAGAtgccttcttgtcggcaaGTTCGCAGAGCGTGTTCCACTCATCAGCACTGACCTTGGTCACGCTGAGTCTCGACTGCTTGATGAGTTGCATCGCCTCCAGAGGCCCACCAGGTTTTCCAAGCTCGCGAAGCTCCTTGAGATGAATCGGAACGGCAAACTTCTTTCGGAACTCGACATGCACGAGATCCCAGatgggcttctccttggtcGACTTGGGATCGTAGTAAGGCGCGCCTGGTTGCCGTGCGGATTCTAAGACGGAGGGTTAGGAGGTCCATGGGAAACGTGCTGGACTGCTTACTGTCTTCAGAAAACTCCTTGACAATCTCCATGGTGCCCATGATGCCGGGCTCTTTGCAGTTGCTTGCATAGAAAAAGGCTAGATCACCAACGTTCATGTTTCTCATGTTGTTGCGAGCTATGGAGGGTCAGTACTGTTGGGCCAGAAGTTGCCGTGGTCTAGACAAACCTGCGTAGTTTCTGATGCCTGTAATCATGTAAGCCACCGTGACATTCTTTGAAGATAAAAACTGAAGACCTACCATCCCATCCTTCAGGCTCATCCTTGTCTCGAAGGTCGTCTATGGAGAACTTTACGTCGATGCCATTCACGATGCGTGTCTCTGGCTCAGCTTTCAGGAGCCAGTACCACTGGCCGTCATGTCTGGGAGCTTCAGGATTGATCGCTGGGATCGAGTCCACATCAGAGTCCTCAGACGCGGCACGAGCACTGTTCTGAGCCTCATTCTTAGGtgcatcttcttcttgagacttcttcttcggctTTGGAGCATCAACCTTGGTTGTCGTTCGACTCTTGGGGGctgccttgggcttcttgggttgcttcttctcctctacTTTGACTGTTGTCTTCTTGGGGGGAGTTGGTTCCTCACGGGCTGGCTCGTCGGGTGGCTGGCGGCCTTTTGATGCCGCCTGACGAAGAGATCGTCTTTTTGGCACGGCTTCGTCATCGGCGCCAGAGCTAGGCGCACTTCTCTTTCGAGGCGGCATCTTATTCGTGGGTTGCTGGTTGAGGGATAGAGTTGACAGCTCCCAAACCTTGATGGTACGCGACGTGAGGCGACGCGTCTGTGGCTGAGTAGCAATTTCAGCCACACATCAACAGCCACACCCCAGGACTCGATCAGAAGGACTCGATCAGGCAGTGACTGAACTGTCAAACACACAAGATAGTGAATGATTCCATAGTATTGAATTTCTAACTCAGAAAATCTGGGCGAGATACTCAACAAAAGCCTGAAAGTGGGTGGCTAGCCCGTAGTGACGTGCGACAAATCTGGGATTCTGCTCAATAACAAACATCCGCCCATATCCATCATTCCAAATCCATTGGTATCATACTCCTGTTCCTTTTAATTCAAATCCAATTTCCGTCAGTCTGGGTATCcttgatcaagatggacCACAGAAACTCGATCACGCCCCGCAGCTCGTTGAGCTGTCCACCCTCAAGCAGGAGGAAGACCTGGTGGTTGTGGATCATCTCGGGGGTATACAAAGATGCGACCCGTTCGCTCTTCTCAATATCAAGCTCCTCTTTAAAATTGTCCAGGTGACCGTTGATATCGTGGAGAACGTCTGGATCCAGTTCCAGGAACTGTGTGTATGAGATGAGTCCCTGGGGAGTCGATCTCGTATCTGACTCGATCCATTCTGAGCCATGGTTTGTGAGAAttgtggtgatggcctcggaaAGATCTACCAGTGACCGCGTGACTGTAGGGTCAATGATGCCTGGTGTTGGGTGTGAATGGCAGAGTTGGGAGAGAAACACGACAATCATCTGGATGTGGTCCTTCAAGTCGTACAGAGCTCGGCGGATGCGACAAACAGCAGGATGGGGCGGTTGTCGTCGAGACGATCTGGGTGACTGAGGCGGCTGAAGTTCCTTGTCGGTTTCCTTGAGCGGGAAATTCATCCATTTAGTACGGAATTCGTCAAAGTCACTATTCATCCATTAACATTACTATATCGCCTCCAGTAGCAAGGATGAAGACTCACACTTTGAAAATCGGCAAGAAGTCTGCAAGTGTGTTTTGCATGTCCTCTAATTTCTCTagacaagaagccagcgCCATGTTGGCGCTGAGAGGGATGTCCTTCGCCTCTAAGGGGGTTGGGAGGATGCCGTCTGTCGAGTCTGTCGACTCTTCtgtgggcttgggcttgaggTGCTGCATTTCGCCTTGAGCACGGAGGAGCTCATCTCTGAGGTTGGAAATCCAGTCCCAGACACTTGCGCTGAGAGGCATctcgtcggcgtcgacgTTGGAGCCTTGGGCGACCCAGTGCTTGGCATAAGCACCTAGCATGGTCTCTAGATCCTTCGCCTGTGTCAAGATGCCCTTGCATGTGGATTGTAGGAGCGATAGAGTTGAAACTCGAGTGCCTGCAAGTTCGCGCGCAAGCTTTGCGACATCGTCGAGCGACGTTATCGCTGTGCAACAAGATTTGTGGCAGTCGATGGGGTTTGCAGAGAAGGTGTCGTCATCCAGGGACGTCTCTTCAATTGAAGCCGACGCTTTGGCTTCGGTAGCTTCATTGTGGGGTGTCGGCGATCGTTCTGGTGACTGGCGCGGGCTCTCAGGAGTGGGTTTCTCGACAGCTAGCTCGACTTGGGGCGTATAAGACCCTGGGGAATGATGCGCTTGcggggggaggagaggagatgTTGGTCGTGAGTGGTGGTACAGGTCatggtcatcatcatccggAAGCGACAAGACGGAGGCAGCGCTCTCGACCTCCAGCCAATCGTCGGCGATGGAGTCTCGAcgcttctcggccatggcgacgatgatgcgATAGAGAAAACGACGGCGAAagcgatgcgatgcgatgcgatggcttggagaaggatcaaaaagaggagaagtcgAGAGTTTGTATGTAGCCTGCTCCAGGCAGACGTCGCGGCCTCGATTTAACGATTGGGCGCCTGCATGCGACGACAGGACACGCGTAGCCCCCAAAACGCTTAGGTCAGCGCCTGCGTCGCCTGTGAATGGATATGGCCCAAAAAGCGCCATCTTACGTCGAGGCATTCGCAAGCTTTCTCACCTGCAGCTGCCACCTCATTTTCAGCCTTGAACAGGGCATATTTTGCGCTTAAGCGAGGATATGTTTTTGTAGGGCTGGGTGGAAGGTTTTTTTGTGGGGAGTTGAaaatgaagccatcgccagtTGGACTGGTAGCGTCAATTGCCAGTGCAGGTGGGAATGCGTGTTAGAGACCAAAGGTGCCCATCCTGGCATTGGATATGGATCCCTGTAATCGCATTGTCGCCGTCTTTCGCGCATTTGTACCTGCGCATAATTTTGTTCATCCGCAGTCAGGGCATTGATCTAGAGCTATCACCAAGAGATGCAGGAACAACATCTTGGTACCGAGTCACAAAGTAGCTTTCTATGAAGGTAAAGGAGTAAGTACATGAGGAATCGTTGGGGCAAATTACGCCAAGATGCGTGCACGACTCACCTAAAGTTTAGAACAGCTCACGGGTAGCCGTAGAGGATAATAGATGTCAAACGGTTAAACACGGTCAAGTTTGATGGAGCAATGCAGGTTGAAACCGAACAAAGAGCCAAGACAGCTATTTCATCTCGCCGAAGATCCTAATAAGAGCTGGACATGCATTAATGTTTATCCCTTAAT from Fusarium keratoplasticum isolate Fu6.1 chromosome 10, whole genome shotgun sequence includes these protein-coding regions:
- a CDS encoding Rhamnogalacturonan endolyase encodes the protein MLLLTTLFAVLLWPVAVAAAWGWKDQNGNYVIDSGADLVISVSKSNGDINSLKYKGQEFNGWGGKNTHVESGLGASTVSIASVGSNVIKVSVQHGTLKHYIVVRYKNNNVYLFTNKADTSISAMRYIVRIKPGIFSHASTDADYYDPGSSYIEASDVSINSNGITKSKHYQGNTYGRTMDYDYVGKSNGKVGLYMIRSNHEKASGGPFFRSLLTRADATGEDLYDIYYYNMGSTDPMRFGLQGPSVLTFTDGGAPNSNLFARNADWTWIDGLGLDGWTKWGDRGYASGVGISNMKDGYTYTVGLSNAQAQYWGVASAGKGAWSIKKIIPGTYTMTVYKEELEVYTGTVTINKGAGTAVNTVKATDPADDNAIWRIGEWDGTPRGFLNFEDKMMKPTYMHPSDKRLANWDAGNFIVGTSKANGFPGYMWQDINNNHLVYFRLNQAQLGKDHTIRLGITQAYINGRPTIKVNDWSARTPGATNQASTRSLTTGTYRGNNVKLEFTVPKSAFKQSTSEWQIMTISIVTGSSGTKYLSGGVSFDSIDMLA
- a CDS encoding MFS domain-containing protein, which gives rise to MADTRDKSLGEEKIEAQQVEAAQDAQLGHLADQEDHETGIWNSFVKYPWASAWCIYACWCIILVSFDLQAAGSVIGIPQFRKDFGFKFGDDYVIPAEWQSAFSGAPVATAVISSLISAELADWVGRKNVLAGALVISFIAVTVEFIATTNLVFFIGKLINGFMIGAVATTMISYIGEITPLALRGVFTCCVGVAYGIGPLVAFIVINYTGDVETRWAYRTVFCCQFGFAGVATLLLPFMPESPWWLISKGKRDRAIRSLRKLGHDGEAGHKKIALIELTLEQVRKETEGVTYMECLRKSNLRRTIISIMPLCIQAFSGIAFVAGYFTYYLQLAGYSTTKSYQIQIAQPVLSIVGNLMAAAMVDKVGRRALTFWGLVILTIFLLITGGLGLGSSQPAITGTVAFILIYSWWYNVSIGSTAFSLLCEVSTSRLRVKTIAIGYAVQNCINVMWQFVIPFMFNPDQGNLGAKVAFIFGGLCLFSLAYLWYYQPETAGRSYQELDEMFAKGIPARQFKSYKTEAEIQNEAAAQGLDKEQM
- a CDS encoding EVE domain-containing protein; this translates as MPPRKRSAPSSGADDEAVPKRRSLRQAASKGRQPPDEPAREEPTPPKKTTVKVEEKKQPKKPKAAPKSRTTTKVDAPKPKKKSQEEDAPKNEAQNSARAASEDSDVDSIPAINPEAPRHDGQWYWLLKAEPETRIVNGIDVKFSIDDLRDKDEPEGWDGIRNYAARNNMRNMNVGDLAFFYASNCKEPGIMGTMEIVKEFSEDKSARQPGAPYYDPKSTKEKPIWDLVHVEFRKKFAVPIHLKELRELGKPGGPLEAMQLIKQSRLSVTKVSADEWNTLCELADKKASEAGLEHQGPK